The Haloplanus sp. CK5-1 genome contains a region encoding:
- a CDS encoding DUF5805 domain-containing protein — MGDDDSVAVKTYVPPYQKERWREHADRLGMSQSEFVRTMVQAGRRDFEVPERPAAAAKSEESGKAPTSALEPRVKELLDPEDGRSWDDLVEGFTEDTEDRLESALDALQERNVVTHERTGYVLREEP, encoded by the coding sequence ATGGGAGACGACGACAGCGTCGCGGTGAAGACGTACGTCCCACCGTACCAGAAGGAGCGGTGGCGGGAACACGCCGACCGTCTCGGCATGAGTCAAAGCGAGTTCGTCCGGACGATGGTGCAGGCCGGGCGGCGGGACTTCGAGGTGCCCGAGCGACCGGCCGCAGCGGCGAAATCCGAGGAATCCGGTAAAGCACCGACTTCGGCACTCGAACCCCGGGTGAAAGAACTCCTCGACCCGGAGGACGGCCGTTCGTGGGACGACCTGGTCGAGGGATTCACGGAGGACACCGAGGACCGACTGGAGTCGGCGCTCGACGCCCTCCAAGAGCGAAACGTCGTCACCCACGAGAGAACGGGGTACGTTCTGCGGGAGGAGCCGTGA
- a CDS encoding SOS response-associated peptidase, with protein MCGRYTLFTPAAELAERFDTRTPDLDPRYNCAPGQALPVITGDDPDRICDHQWGLIPPWADEASTDLINARAETLTEKPSFADAVEHRRCLVPADGFYEWVDRDEGKRPYRVAFEDDRPFAMAGIHSRWEPPTRQTGLGEFGDGSASADPDPVDTFAVVTTKPNDLIADLHHRMAVILDPETESTWLHGSVDETLDLLDPYPADDLTAHPVSTRVNDPTVDDPSLVERVA; from the coding sequence ATGTGCGGTCGGTACACCCTGTTCACGCCCGCGGCGGAGTTGGCCGAACGGTTCGACACGCGGACGCCGGACCTCGACCCACGGTACAACTGCGCGCCCGGTCAGGCCCTCCCGGTGATCACCGGCGACGACCCGGATCGGATATGCGATCACCAGTGGGGATTGATCCCGCCGTGGGCCGACGAGGCGTCGACGGACCTGATCAACGCCCGCGCGGAGACGCTGACGGAGAAGCCGAGTTTCGCGGACGCAGTCGAACACCGGCGGTGTCTCGTCCCGGCGGACGGGTTCTACGAGTGGGTCGATCGGGACGAAGGGAAACGACCGTACCGAGTGGCGTTCGAAGACGACCGACCGTTCGCGATGGCCGGGATCCACTCGCGGTGGGAGCCACCGACCCGCCAGACGGGACTGGGAGAGTTCGGGGACGGCAGTGCGTCGGCCGACCCCGATCCCGTCGACACCTTCGCGGTCGTGACGACAAAGCCCAACGACCTGATCGCCGACCTCCACCACCGGATGGCGGTCATCCTCGACCCCGAAACGGAGTCGACGTGGCTCCACGGTTCCGTCGACGAGACACTCGACCTCCTCGACCCGTATCCCGCGGACGACCTGACCGCCCACCCGGTCTCGACGCGGGTGAACGATCCGACGGTCGACGACCCGTCGCTCGTCGAACGAGTGGCGTGA
- a CDS encoding high-potential iron-sulfur protein: MRSPDKTRRRFIQVTSSTTLVGLAGCTGGGDTDGSQPDTEADTEQTEAPSDEEGEEGDQHEEELPDGVSEEEFEQGPVPQVYQSSVSLGGEDRQGDNLTPKADVQFSEFDEARERDAHQPGTCCANCADFIPDKNGDTFGACAEVHGYIDGADWCTVYESLPEPSVPEGMNEDELATAEVPDEYRTASSQGGEERVLEELLTHEEVSLTESVEAIADGMAQPGQSCGNCAEFIPDKNGDGWGACAKVEGYIAIEDWCSLWEHVSAEHEE, translated from the coding sequence ATGAGATCACCCGACAAGACACGGCGCAGATTCATTCAGGTGACGAGCAGTACCACACTCGTCGGACTCGCGGGATGTACGGGAGGCGGGGATACCGACGGGAGTCAGCCCGACACGGAGGCGGATACCGAACAGACGGAGGCACCGTCGGACGAGGAGGGCGAGGAGGGCGACCAACACGAGGAGGAACTCCCGGATGGAGTCTCCGAGGAAGAGTTCGAACAGGGGCCAGTCCCACAGGTCTACCAGTCCTCAGTGTCCCTGGGCGGTGAGGATCGACAGGGCGACAACCTCACCCCGAAGGCGGACGTACAGTTCTCGGAATTCGACGAGGCACGGGAACGAGACGCACACCAGCCGGGCACCTGCTGTGCAAACTGTGCGGACTTCATTCCGGACAAAAACGGCGACACGTTCGGTGCCTGTGCGGAGGTCCACGGCTACATCGACGGGGCGGACTGGTGTACGGTGTACGAATCATTGCCGGAACCCTCGGTCCCCGAGGGCATGAACGAAGACGAGCTAGCCACGGCCGAGGTTCCGGACGAGTATCGAACGGCATCCTCGCAGGGGGGAGAGGAACGCGTTCTCGAGGAGTTGCTCACACACGAAGAAGTGAGCCTGACAGAATCGGTCGAAGCGATAGCCGACGGGATGGCACAACCGGGACAGTCCTGCGGGAACTGTGCCGAGTTCATCCCGGACAAAAATGGAGACGGATGGGGCGCTTGTGCGAAAGTCGAAGGATACATCGCGATCGAAGACTGGTGTAGCCTCTGGGAGCACGTCAGCGCAGAGCACGAGGAGTAA
- a CDS encoding DUF7521 family protein, translating to MLIDSILLLSRIVAVLLSLSITATSYRAYRRTAEETFQYTMIGFAILGAGLGIESFLLRVVPLTLSEIHAIESFVFMLGFVVLYLSINGRPAT from the coding sequence ATGCTCATAGATTCGATCCTCCTTCTCAGCCGGATCGTGGCGGTTCTCCTCTCTCTCAGTATCACGGCCACGAGTTACCGGGCGTATCGACGGACCGCTGAGGAGACGTTCCAGTATACCATGATCGGATTCGCCATTCTCGGAGCCGGACTCGGCATCGAATCGTTCCTACTGCGGGTGGTCCCGCTCACACTCTCCGAAATACACGCCATCGAGTCGTTCGTGTTTATGCTCGGATTCGTCGTGCTCTACCTCTCGATAAATGGCCGCCCCGCAACGTAG
- a CDS encoding helix-turn-helix domain-containing protein, giving the protein MDSIQTDRLFSVLADETAREIFGLVSDSPRSAQDIHERCETSLKTVYRRLEALEDADLVSTMTRPGEQGPYTVYVSTINEIDISIHPDSKDVDIAVQRDDDDVDQFISIWDELQE; this is encoded by the coding sequence ATGGACAGCATACAGACAGACCGGCTGTTCAGCGTCCTCGCAGACGAAACGGCGCGTGAGATATTCGGTCTCGTCTCGGACAGTCCCCGGTCAGCCCAGGACATACACGAACGGTGCGAGACCTCGTTAAAGACGGTCTATCGTCGCCTCGAGGCTCTCGAGGATGCCGATCTCGTTTCTACGATGACACGCCCGGGAGAGCAAGGCCCGTACACGGTGTACGTTTCGACCATCAACGAGATCGATATCAGTATCCACCCCGACTCGAAAGACGTAGATATCGCCGTGCAGAGAGACGACGACGACGTCGACCAGTTCATCAGCATTTGGGACGAGTTACAGGAATGA